The following proteins come from a genomic window of Lycium ferocissimum isolate CSIRO_LF1 chromosome 4, AGI_CSIRO_Lferr_CH_V1, whole genome shotgun sequence:
- the LOC132053565 gene encoding polygalacturonate 4-alpha-galacturonosyltransferase-like — protein sequence MALKRGLLVLCSFFATLIFFVGHGLYSSTSIDYNDFSTTPRKQDLDWSERLTLFQADDRSQFLDTPAILARRQLRERKREKRAAALVKQDDDVTVNLENAALERSNSVDSAVLGKYSIWRKENENENTDSKVRLMRDQMIMARVYISIATMKEKRSLAHELQKQLKESRRALGEAISDADLSRSAHEKIKSMGQVLSKAKEQLYDCKLVTEKLRAILQTADEQVRSLKRQSTFLSQLAAKTIPNGIHCLSMRLAIDYYLLPPEKRKFPRSENLENPSLFHYALFSDNVLAASVVVNSTILNAKEPEKHVFHLVTDKLNFGAMNMWFLLNPPGKATIHVENVDEFKWLNSSYCPVLRQLESAAMKEYYFKGSHSTSVSAGSSNLKYRNPKYLSMLNHLRFYLPQIYPKLDKILFLDDDIVVQKDLTGLWSVNLHEKVNGAVETCGQSFHRFDKYLNFSNPHIAKNFDPNACGWAYGMNIFDLKEWKKRDITGIYHKWQNMNEDRVLWKLGTLPPGLMTFYGLTHPLDKSWHVLGLGYSPSIDRSEIENAAVIHYNGNMKPWLELAMAKYQSYWTKYIKFDHPYIRSCKLGE from the exons ATGGCATTGAAAAGGGGATTATTAGTGTTGTGTTCATTCTTTGCTACGTTGATTTTCTTTGTGGGCCATGGCTTGTACAGCTCTACTTCAATTG ATTATAATGATTTTTCAACTACTCCAAGAAAACAG GATTTGGATTGGAGCGAGAGGCTTACTTTGTTCCAAGCAGATGATCGTTCCCAGTTTTTGGATACACCTGCTATTTTGGCCAGAAGG CAATTGAGAGAGAGGAAACGTGAAAAGCGTGCTGCTGCTTTAGTGAAACAGGATGATGATGTAACTGTGAACCTTGAAAATGCTGCCCTTGAACGCTCCAATTCAGTTGACTCTGCTGTGCTGGGGAAATATAGCATATGGAGGAAAGAGAATGAAAATGAGAATACTGATTCAAAGGTACGCTTGATGCGAGACCAAATGATTATGGCAAGGGTGTATATAAGCATTGCAACAATGAAGGAAAAGCGTAGCTTGGCTCACGAGTTACAGAAACAGCTTAAAGAAAGTCGGCGTGCTCTAGGTGAAGCAATATCTGATGCTGATCTATCTCGCAG TGCACATGAGAAGATTAAATCAATGGGCCAAGTGCTTTCCAAAGCCAAAGAGCAACTCTATGACTGCAAGCTTGTCACGGAGAAGCTTAGAGCAATACTGCAGACTGCAGATGAGCAAGTTAGAAGTTTAAAGAGGCAGAGCACATTTTTGAGCCAATTAGCTGCAAAGACCATTCCAAATGGCATCCACTGCTTATCCATGCGTCTGGCTATTGATTATTACCTCCTCCCTCCTGAAAAAAGAAAGTTCCCTAGAAGTGAGAATCTGGAAAATCCTAGCCTTTTCCATTATGCCCTGTTCTCTGACAATGTTTTGGCTGCTTCAGTTGTTGTCAACTCAACTATCTTGAATGCTAAG GAACCAGAAAAACATGTATTTCATCTTGTCACTGATAAGTTGAACTTTGGAGCTATGAATATGTGGTTCTTATTGAACCCTCCTGGAAAAGCTACAATCCATGTTGAAAATGTCGACGAGTTCAAGTGGCTTAATTCTTCATACTGTCCTGTCCTGCGGCAGCTAGAGTCTGCTGCTATGAAGGAGTACTATTTCAAGGGTTCACATTCCACCTCAGTATCAGCTGGTTCTTCTAATTTGAAGTACCGGAACCCCAAATATCTTTCAATGCTAAATCACCTTAGATTTTATCTCCCTCAGATTTATCCCAAATTGGATAAAATCCTTTTTCTggatgatgatattgttgttcagAAAGACTTGACAGGTCTGTGGTCGGTAAATCTTCACGAAAAAGTGAATGGTGCTGTTGAAACATGTGGTCAGAGTTTTCACCGTTTTGACAAGTATCTAAATTTCTCAAATCCTCATATTGCCAAAAACTTCGATCCGAATGCTTGTGGGTGGGCATATGGGATGAACATTTTTGATCTTAAGGAGTGGAAGAAGAGAGACATAACTGGTATATATCACAAGTGGCAAAACATG AATGAAGACAGGGTCCTGTGGAAGCTAGGGACACTACCTCCAGGGCTAATGACATTCTATGGGCTTACACATCCATTGGATAAGTCGTGGCATGTTCTAGGTTTGGGTTACAGCCCAAGCATTGATAGGTCAGAAATAGAGAATGCCGCTGTGATACACTACAACGGGAACATGAAACCATGGCTAGAGTTGGCAATGGCAAAATACCAGTCATACTGGACCAAATATATTAAGTTTGATCATCCATACATTCGCAGCTGCAAACTAGGTGAATGA